From Oryza brachyantha chromosome 9, ObraRS2, whole genome shotgun sequence, a single genomic window includes:
- the LOC102717000 gene encoding uncharacterized protein LOC102717000 has protein sequence MAFATTSLLPAPAAATRVCACASPVAPDVAFLPAKKGAAVPLVAGRRRGGLGVRAEVNESGSALAADAFAQVKHVLLPVTDRNPYLSEGTRQAAATSASLAKKYGANITVVVIDDKPKEEFPEHDTQMSSIRWHLSEGGFTEFGLMERLGEGKKPTAIIGEVADELELDLVVLSMEAIHSKHVDGNLLAEFIPCPVLLLPL, from the exons ATGGCCTTCGCCACCACCTCGCTcctcccggcgccggcggcggccacccgCGTCTGCGCCTGCGCGAGCCCCGTCGCCCCGGACGTCGCCTTCCTGCCGGCCAAGaagggcgccgccgtccccctcgtcgccgggcgtcgCAGGGGAGGACTAGGAG TTAGGGCTGAAGTGAATGAATCTGGAAGTGCTTTGGCTGCTGATGCTTTTGCCCAAGTTAAGCATGTTCTACTTCCTGTCACTGATCGCAACCCTTATCTTTCAGAAGGCACAAGACAG GCTGCAGCAACATCCGCTTCTCTAGCAAAGAAGTATGGAGCAAACATAACTGTAGTTG TGATCGATGACAAACCAAAGGAAGAGTTCCCAGAGCATGATACCCAGATGTCAAGCATTAGATGGCATCTCTCAGAAG GTGGATTTACAGAGTTTGGATTGATGGAGCGCCTTGGGGAAGGGAAGAAACCAACAGCTATCATTGGAGAAGTAGCAGACGAGTTGGAGTTAGACCTGGTTGTCCTAAGCATGGAAGCAATCCATTCAAAGCACGTTGATGGGAATTTGCTGGCTGAGTTCATCCCGTGCCCCGTTTTACTGCTTCCCCTCTGA
- the LOC102707239 gene encoding aspartyl protease family protein 1-like — protein MVGGVVVRALLLAAVAAAAAEALSLDVHHRYSAAVRGWAEAAGKGRGYQAPAAGTVEYYARLAGHDLRRRSLAVGGGGGGAEFAFADGNDTYRLNDFGFLHYAVVALGTPNVTFLVALDTGSDLFWVPCDCLKCAPLQSPSYGNLKFDVYSPAESTTSRKVPCSSSLCDLQNACRSKSNSCPYSIQYLSENTSSSGVLVEDVLYLTSDSVQSKIVTAPIMFGCGQVQTGSFLGSAAPNGLLGLGMDSKSVPSLLASKGLAANSFSMCFGDDGHGRINFGDTGTSDQKETPLNIYKQNPYYNITITGITVGSKSVNTEFSAIVDSGTSFTALSDPMYTQITSSFDAQVRSRRNQLDSSMPFEFCYSVSANGDVHPNVSLTAKGGSIFPVNDPIITITNNAFTPIGFCLAVMKSEGVNLIGENFMSGLKVVFDRERMVLGWKNFNCYNFDESSRLPVNTSPSAVPPKPGLGPSSYTPEAAKGALPNGTQANMMPSASSPMQLHFRRIFSAILLLFFVLL, from the exons ATGGTTGGTGGTGTGGTGGTTCGGGCTCTGCTGCTGGCCGCCGTGgctgcggccgcggcggaggcgctgaGCCTGGACGTCCACCACCGGtactcggcggcggtgcgggggtgggcggaggcggcggggaaaGGGCGCGGGTACCAGGCTCCGGCGGCCGGGACGGTGGAGTACTACGCCCGGCTGGCCGGCCACGACCTGCGTCGGCGGTctctcgccgtcggcggcggcggcggcggcgccgagttCGCCTTCGCCGACGGCAACGACACGTACCGCCTCAACGACTTCGGATT CTTGCATTACGCGGTGGTGGCGCTGGGGACGCCGAACGTGACGTTCTTGGTGGCGCTCGACACCGGCAGCGACCTCTTCTGGGTGCCCTGCGACTGCCTCAAGTGCGCGCCTCTCCAATCCCCCAGCTACGGA AATTTGAAGTTCGACGTGTATAGCCCTGCGGAATCGACTACTAGCCGAAAGGTCCCGTGCAGTAGCAGCTTATGTGATCTCCAAAATGCCTGCCGTTCTAAAAGTAACAGCTGCCCCTACAGTATCCAGTACTTGTCCGAAAACACCTCATCCTCCGGGGTACTAGTGGAGGATGTCTTGTACTTGACATCCGACTCTGTGCAATCGAAAATTGTTACAGCTCCCATCATGTTTGG TTGTGGACAGGTCCAGACAGGATCATTTCTAGGCAGTGCTGCACCTAACGGCTTGCTTGGGCTTGGGATGGACAGTAAATCGGTTCCTAGCTTGCTAGCAAGCAAAGGACTTGCTGCTAATTCATTCTCCATGTGCTTTGGCGATGATGGTCATGGTAGAATCAATTTTGGGGACACAGGAACCTCGGATCAGAAGGAAACTCCATTGAacatttataagcaaaa TCCATATTACAACATAACCATCACAGGAATTACGGTGGGAAGTAAATCGGTCAACACTGAGTTCAGTGCTATTGTTGACTCTGGCACCTCTTTCACGGCTCTGTCTGATCCAATGTATACCCAGATCACTAGCAGT TTCGATGCACAAGTCCGTTCGCGCCGGAACCAGCTTGACTCTTCCATGCCGTTTGAATTTTGCTACTCAGTAAG TGCCAACGGAGATGTTCATCCAAATGTAAGTCTGACAGCAAAAGGTGGAAGCATATTTCCTGTCAATGATCCAATAATTACCATAACGAACAATGCTTTT ACTCCAATTGGCTTCTGCTTGGCTGTTATGAAGAGCGAGGGTGTTAACTTAATAGGAG AGAATTTCATGTCTGGACTAAAGGTTGTCTTCGACCGAGAGAGAATGGTGTTGGGTTGGAAAAACTTCAACT GCTACAACTTCGACGAGTCGAGCAGGCTCCCAGTGAACACAAGCCCTTCCGCTGTTCCTCCGAAACCGGGGCTAGGTCCGAGTAGCTACACCCCTGAAGCAGCCAAAGGTGCTCTGCCAAACGGCACCCAGGCCAACATGATGCCTTCAGCGAGCTCACCAATGCAGCTGCACTTCAGGAGAATCTTCAGTGCCAttcttctcctcttcttcgtCTTGCTCTGA
- the LOC102706404 gene encoding uncharacterized protein LOC102706404, which translates to MAFAARMKELMKKYGKVAVGVHLSVSCASITGLYVAINNNVDVDAILRRVGISPGSVGEEDRTAGAAGGGEVTRDAYYSGPVPEEVPPPRNRTRELVASSGGALALALMCNKALLPVRIPVTVALTPPVARFLARWKLVKT; encoded by the coding sequence ATGGCGTTCGCCGCGCGCATGAAGGAGCTCATGAAGAAGTACGGCAAGGTGGCCGTCGGCGTCCACCTCTCCGTCTCCTGCGCCTCCATCACCGGCCTCTACGTCGCCATCAACAACAacgtcgacgtcgacgccaTCCTCCGCAGGGTCGGCATCTCCCCCGGCAGCGTCGGCGAAGAGGATcgcaccgccggcgccgctggcggcggcgaggtcacGCGCGACGCCTATTACAGCGGCCCCGTCCCCGAGgaggtgccgccgccgcgcaaccgGACGAGGGAGCTCGTCGCgtccagcggcggcgcgctcgccctcgccctcatGTGCAACAAGGCGCTGTTGCCGGTGAGGATCCCCGTCACGGTGGCGCTCACGCCGCCCGTCGCCAGGTTCCTCGCGCGCTGGAAGCTCGTCAAGACCTGA
- the LOC102706680 gene encoding probable 26S proteasome non-ATPase regulatory subunit 3, which yields MPEDVEINDSQPQPQPAAAAAAPVAAAPAVSTLQHLKEIASVVEAGSLTKEVRRISRAVRLTVALRRRLAASDVAAFLAFALPHSSEAFTRLSSLLPKEDGSEMDVDSATSVAQVSIKHGLPEIEIYCYFLVLIFLIDNKRYDEAKTCASASIARLKNLNRRTIDVLASRIYTYYSYVHELTHSLAEIRGTLLALHRMATLHRDELGQETLLNLLLRNYLHYNLYDQAEKLRSKAPRFEAHSNQQFCRYLFYLGKIRTIQLEYTDAKESLLQAARKAPTTARGFRIQCNKWAIIVRLLLGEIPERTVFMQKGMKAALAPYFELTNAVRVGDLELFRAVAEKFVSTFSADRTRNLIVRLRHNVIRTGLRNISISYSRISLADIAKKLRLDSDNPVADAESIVAKAIRDGAIDATIDHANGWMASKETGDVYSTNEPQIAFNSRIAFCLNMHNEAVKALRFPPNSHKEKESAEKRRERLQQEEELAKHMAEEDDDDF from the exons atGCCGGAGGACGTCGAGATTAACGACTCCCAGCCCCAGCcccagcccgccgccgcggcggcagcgcccgTCGCCGCAGCGCCGGCGGTCTCCACCTTGCAAC ATCTGAAGGAGATCGCTTCGGTGGTCGAGGCTGGGTCCCTGACCAAGGAGGTTCGCCGGATCTCCCGCGCCGTGCGCCTCACCGtcgcgctccgccgccgcctcgccgccagcgATGTCGCGGCCTTCCTCGCCTTCGCGCTGCCACATTCGTCCGAGGCCTTCACacgcctctcctccctcctgccCAAG GAAGATGGAAGTGAAATGGATGTTGATTCAGCAACTTCGGTGGCTCAAGTATCAATCAAGCATGGTCTCCCAGAGATTGAAATATACTGTTACTTTCTTGTCCTGATTTTCCTTATTGACAATAAGAGATATGATGAG GCTAAAACATGTGCTTCTGCAAGCATTGCTCGTTTGAAGAATCTTAACAGGAGAACAATTGATGTTTTAGCTTCTAGGATTTACACATATTACTCTTATGTTCATGAACTCACCCACAGCCTCGCCGAAATTCGTGG AACTCTTCTGGCATTGCACAGAATGGCAACTTTACATCGTGACGAGCTCGGTCAG GAAACTCTACTCAACTTGCTTCTTCGCAACTACCTGCACTATAACTTGTATGACCAAGCAGAAAAGCTTAGGTCAAAGGCACCACGTTTTGAAGCGCATTCTAATCAGCAG TTTTGCAGATATCTGTTCTACTTGGGAAAAATTAGGACAATTCAGTTGGAATACACTGATGCAAAGGAAAGCCTACTGCAAGCTGCTCGAAAGGCACCCACTACAGCTCGTGGGTTCCGAATTCAGTGCAACAAATGGGCTATTATAGTGAGGTTACTTTTAGGAGAAATACCAGAGAGAACTGTTTTTATGCAAAAAGGAATGAAGGCGGCTTTGGCACCATATTTTGAGCTTACAAAT GCTGTTCGAGTTGGGGACCTGGAGTTGTTCAGAGCAGTGGCAGAAAAATTTGTTAGCACTTTTAGCGCAGACAGGACACGCAATTTGATTGTGAGGCTGCGCCACAATGTCATTCGGACTGGATTGCGCAACATAAGCATTTCATACTCACGGATCTCCCTTGCTGACATTGCCAAGAAGCTGAGGTTGGACTCTGATAACCCTGTTGCTGATGCTGAAAGCATTGTAGCTAAAGCAATCAGGGATGGGGCAATTGATGCCACAATTGATCATGCAAATGGTTGGATGGCGTCGAAAGAAACTGGCGATGTTTACTCAACAAATGAGCCACAAATCGCTTTCAATTCCAGGATTGCATTTTGCCTGAACATGCACAATGAAGCGGTCAAAGCACTGAGGTTCCCTCCAAATTCTCATAAGGAAAAGGAGAGCGCTGAGAAGAGGCGTGAGAGGCTCCAGCAGGAGGAAGAACTAGCGAAGCACATGGCTGAGGAGGACGATGAcgacttttag
- the LOC102716719 gene encoding trafficking protein particle complex subunit 2-like protein, with amino-acid sequence MIVCVAVVGHQNNPLYLQSFTEADDALKLHHVVHCSLDVIDERVNNPKRNAPALNETFLGLLYPTENYKVYGYLTNTKVKFIMVTTDLDVKDADARNFFRKFHAAYVDAVSNPFHVPGKKIASRSFGARVSTIVKSFGSGTTA; translated from the exons ATGATCGtctgcgtcgccgtcgtcggccacCAG AACAACCCTCTGTACCTGCAGAGCTTCACGGAGGCGGACGACGCCCTCAAGCTCCACCACGTCGTCCACTGCTCCCTCGACGTCATCGACGAGCGAG TGAACAATCCTAAAAGGAATGCTCCTGCACTGAACGAGACATTTCTGGGTCTGCTATATCCGACTGAGAACTATAAAGT GTATGGCTATTTGACAAACACAAAGGTCAAATTTATCATGGTCACAACTGATCTTGATGTCAAAGACGCAGATGCCCGAAAT TTTTTCAGGAAGTTCCATGCTGCATATGTAGACGCCGTTTCGAACCCCTTCCATGTTCCAGGGAAGAAGATTGCCTCAAGAAGCTTTGGCGCAAGAGTAAGCACAATTGTGAAATCCTTCGGTTCGGGGACAACTGCCTGA
- the LOC102707517 gene encoding uncharacterized protein LOC102707517 produces MARLLPPPRAPLLRRMLLLCALAASCSYYLLVLHAQASVPSPRYDGFAYGGAATAAWKETVLVEAFLDPLCPDSRDAWAPLRLAVDRYAPRVSLIVHPFPLPYHTNSFLACRALYIANKLNSSSTYPLLELFFKSQGKFYNAATSSLSSTVISGEMSKLAAQVVGSSVSEFQSGFSDIRTDLAARVSFKYGCTRGVAGAPFFFVNGFLQPGGGSPIDYSTWISTLDPLVGQHGDRLEMFTSM; encoded by the exons ATGGCGaggctgctgccgccgccgagggcgccgctgctgcggcggatgctgctgctctgcGCGCTGGCGGCCTCCTGCTCCTACTACCTCCTCGTGCTCCACGCGCAGGCCTCCGTGCCGTCCCCGCGCTACGACGGCTTCGCCTACGggggcgccgccaccgccgcctggAAGGAGACCGTACTCGTCGAGGCCTTCCTCGACCCGCTCTGCCCCGACAGCCGCGACGCCTGGGCGCCCCTCAGGCTCGCCGTCGACCGCTACGCCCCGAGGGTCTCCCTCATCGTCCACCCCTTCCCGCTCCC GTACCACACCAATTCATTCCTTGCCTGCCGTGCGCTTTACATAGCTAACAAGTTGAACTCATCATCAACATATCCTTTGCTGGAGTTGTTTTTCAAGAGCCAG GGAAAGTTTTACAATGCTGCGACATCCTCATTATCAAGCACGGTTATAAGTGGTGAGATGTCGAAGCTGGCAGCACAGGTTGTTGGTAGCTCGGTGTCTGAGTTCCAGTCTGGCTTCAGCGATATAAGGACTGACCTAGCAGCGAGGGTTTCCTTCAAG TATGGGTGCACAAGAGGAGTTGCTGGTGCACCGTTCTTCTTTGTGAATGGATTCCTTCAGCCTGGTGGTGGATCGCCTATTGACTACAGCACATGGATCAGCACCTTGGATCCCCTCGTTGGGCAGCATGGCGATAGATTAGAAATGTTCACCTCTATGTAA
- the LOC102706963 gene encoding H/ACA ribonucleoprotein complex subunit GAR1, whose product MDRYQRVEKPREEAPIKENEIRITTQGRMRNYITYATTLLQDKGSDEVVFKAMGRAINKTVMIAELIKRRIVGLHQNTTTGSTDITDMWEPLEEGLLPLETTRHVSMITITLSKKELDTSSIGYQSPLPADKVKPLVEYDNEEDVPSPAGRGRGRGGRGRGRGRGRSARGNGYTDYADGGWEDDHAPAYAGNGYTRGRGRGFRGRGRRGGGYGVQPDYQQDEGYFDEAPVHAPPRGRGRGRGRGRGPVRGRGRGGNVNGVMHATAVGA is encoded by the exons ATGGATCGGTACCAGAGGGTGGAGAAgccgagggaggaggcgcccATCAAGGAGAACGAGATCCGCATCACGACGCAGGGGAGGATGCGCAACTACATCACCTACGCGACCACCTTGCTCCAG GATAAAGGTTCTGATGAAGTTGTATTCAAGGCAATGGGGAGGGCAATCAACAAAACTGTGATGATTGCAGAGCTGATTAAG AGAAGAATTGTTGGTCTCCACCAAAACACCACCACTGGATCTACTGATATCACTGATATGTGGGAGCCACTGGAGGAAGGCTTACTCCC ACTTGAGACAACAAGGCATGTATCCATGATAACTATAACTCTCTCAAAGAAGGAGCTGGACACATCCTCTATTGG ATATCAATCTCCGTTGCCTGCTGACAAAGTTAAGCCTTTGGTTGAATATGACAACGAAGAAG ATGTTCCCTCACCTGCTGGCCGAGGGAGAGGCCGTGGTGGTCGAGGTCGTGGAAGGGGAAGAGGCAGAAGCGCACGTG GAAATGGTTATACCGACTATGCTGATGGTGGATGGGAGGATGACCATGCTCCTGCATATGCGGGCAATGGGTACACGCGTGGAAGAGGCCGTGGTTTTAGGGGCCGTGGCAGGAGAGGTGGTGGCTATGGTGTGCAGCCTGATTATCAGCAAGATGAAGGATACTTCGATGAAGCACCAGTTCACGCGCCTCCCCGAG GCCGTGGTCGTGGTCGAGGGCGTGGGAGAGGCCCAGTGCGAGGCAGAGGACGTGGTGGCAACGTCAACGGTGTTATGCATGCTACTGCAGTTGGCGCATAA